From Callithrix jacchus isolate 240 chromosome 15, calJac240_pri, whole genome shotgun sequence, one genomic window encodes:
- the CD80 gene encoding T-lymphocyte activation antigen CD80 precursor, producing MGHTRRQGPYRLFFLLLVLCLVYICSGVIQVTKGVKEMATLSCGHNVSVEELAQTRIYWQKEKQMVLTMMSGNMNIWPKYKNRTIFDITNNLSIVILALRPSDQGTYECVVLKYEKDAFKREHLAEVMLSVKADFPPPTITDFEIPTSSDIRRLICSTSGGFPEPHLSWLENGEELNAINTSVSQDPETELYTISSKLDFNMTTNHSFMCLIKYGHLKVNQIFNWRTSKPEHFPDTSLPSWAITLISLSGIFVLCCLTFYFALRCRERRRNERLRRESVRPI from the exons GTGTTATCCAGGTGACCAAGGGAGTGAAAGAAATGGCAACGCTGTCCTGTGGTCACAATGTTTCTGTTGAAGAGCTGGCACAAACTCGCATCTACTGGCAAAAGGAGAAGCAAATGGTGCTGACTATGATGTCTGGGAACATGAATATATGGCCCAAGTACAAGAACCGGACCATCTTTGACATCACTAATAACCTATCCATTGTGATCCTGGCTCTGCGCCCATCTGATCAGGGCACATACGAGTGTGTTGTTCTGAAGTATGAAAAAGATGCTTTCAAGCGGGAACACCTGGCTGAAGTGATGCTATCGGTCAAAG cTGACTTCCCTCCACCTACTATAACTGACTTTGAAATCCCAACTTCTTCTGACATTAGAAGGCTAATTTGCTCAACCTCTGGAGGTTTTCCAGAGCCTCACCTCTCCTGGTTGGAAAATGGAGAAGAATTAAATGCCATCAACACATCCGTTTCCCAAGATCCTGAAACTGAGCTCTATACTATTAGCAGCAAACTGGATTTCAATATGACAACCAACCACAGCTTCATGTGTCTGATTAAGTATGGACATTTAAAAGTGAATCAGATCTTCAACTGGAGAACAT CCAAGCCCGAGCATTTTCCTGATACCTCGCTCCCATCCTGGGCCATTACGCTAATATCATTAAGCGGAATTTTTGTGCTTTGCTGCCTGACCTTCT ACTTTGCCCTTAGatgcagagagaggaggaggaatgaGAGATTGAGAAGGGAAAGTGTACGCCCTATATAA
- the CD80 gene encoding T-lymphocyte activation antigen CD80 isoform X1: MGHTRRQGPYRLFFLLLVLCLVYICSGVIQVTKGVKEMATLSCGHNVSVEELAQTRIYWQKEKQMVLTMMSGNMNIWPKYKNRTIFDITNNLSIVILALRPSDQGTYECVVLKYEKDAFKREHLAEVMLSVKADFPPPTITDFEIPTSSDIRRLICSTSGGFPEPHLSWLENGEELNAINTSVSQDPETELYTISSKLDFNMTTNHSFMCLIKYGHLKVNQIFNWRTSKPEHFPDTSLPSWAITLISLSGIFVLCCLTFCKYYHTIILISILEDQSLVSMVQHLSEVLAYSFLMFIASLWKHLYLLYLSKQVLFIHWTFSGHLLCVWHSTRHWNYKDKKSPPSRHILV; encoded by the exons GTGTTATCCAGGTGACCAAGGGAGTGAAAGAAATGGCAACGCTGTCCTGTGGTCACAATGTTTCTGTTGAAGAGCTGGCACAAACTCGCATCTACTGGCAAAAGGAGAAGCAAATGGTGCTGACTATGATGTCTGGGAACATGAATATATGGCCCAAGTACAAGAACCGGACCATCTTTGACATCACTAATAACCTATCCATTGTGATCCTGGCTCTGCGCCCATCTGATCAGGGCACATACGAGTGTGTTGTTCTGAAGTATGAAAAAGATGCTTTCAAGCGGGAACACCTGGCTGAAGTGATGCTATCGGTCAAAG cTGACTTCCCTCCACCTACTATAACTGACTTTGAAATCCCAACTTCTTCTGACATTAGAAGGCTAATTTGCTCAACCTCTGGAGGTTTTCCAGAGCCTCACCTCTCCTGGTTGGAAAATGGAGAAGAATTAAATGCCATCAACACATCCGTTTCCCAAGATCCTGAAACTGAGCTCTATACTATTAGCAGCAAACTGGATTTCAATATGACAACCAACCACAGCTTCATGTGTCTGATTAAGTATGGACATTTAAAAGTGAATCAGATCTTCAACTGGAGAACAT CCAAGCCCGAGCATTTTCCTGATACCTCGCTCCCATCCTGGGCCATTACGCTAATATCATTAAGCGGAATTTTTGTGCTTTGCTGCCTGACCTTCTGTAAGTACTATCACACTAtcatcctgatttcaattctGGAAGACCAAAGTCTTGTTAGTATGGTTCAGCATCTCTCTGAGGTTTTAGCCTATTCTTTTCTCATGTTTATAGCAAGTCTATGGAAACATTTGTATCTCCTTTACTTGTCTAAGCAAGTTCTGTTCATTCACTGGACATTTTCTGGACACCTCCTATGTGTGTGGCACTCTACTAGGCACTGGAATTACAAAGACAAGAAGTCACCGCCCTCAAGACACATTCTAGTTtag